The Capsicum annuum cultivar UCD-10X-F1 chromosome 3, UCD10Xv1.1, whole genome shotgun sequence genomic sequence TGGGTACTTGTTGAATGGCAAATTGGATCTCGCTCagaaggtgtttgatgaaatgcctcaaagagACTTGGTATCTTGGAACATTATGCTTAGTGGGTATATCAAGAATAAGAATTTTGGGGCAGCTAGGATTTTGTTTGATCAAATGCCTGTTAAAGATGTAGTGTCGTGGAACGCGATGCTTTCTGGGTATGCACAGAATGGGTATGTTGATGATGCTAGAAGGATCTTTCAGATGATTCCTGTGAAGAATGAGATCTCTTGGAATGGACTTCTCGCTATGTATGTTCAGAATGGGAGGATTGAGGAAGCGAGGAAATTGTTTGGGTCGAAAGATGATTGGCCGTTGGTTTCTTGGAATTGCTTGTTGGGTGGGTATTTGAAAAAGAGGATGTTGGCTGAGGCAAgaattatttttgatagaatgCCGGTGAAGGATCAGGTCTCGTGGAACACAATAATTTCTTGTTATGCCCAGAATGATGATTTGGAGGAAGCGAGGAAGTTATTCGATGAGTCCCCTATTAAAGATGTGTTTACATGGACTTCGGTGCTTTCTGGTTATGTACAGAATCGGATGGTAGATGAGGCCAGGAGGATCTTCAATGAGATGCCAGAGAAGAATGAGGTTTCATGGAATGCAATGATTGCAGGATATGTGCAGTCTAAAAGGATGGACTTGGCGAGGGAATTATTTGGGGCAATGCCTTGTAAAAACATCAGCTCTTGGAATACAATGATAACAGGTTATGCTCAAAATGGAGATATAACTCATGCTAGAAATTTGTTTGATCGTATGCCTAATCGTGATTGCATCTCTTGGGCAGCAATTATTGCTGGGTATGCTCAATGTGGCGATAGTGAGGAGGCATTGCGCATGTTTGTTCAAATGAAGAGAGATGGTGGGAGGATAAATAGGTCGGCATTTACTTGCGTTTTGAGTACATCTGCTGATGTTGCTGCATTCGAGTTTGGAAAGCAAATACATGGAAGACTTATCAAGGCTGGATATCATACCGGGTGCTATGTTGGAAATGCACTCCTATCAATGTACTGTAAGTGTGGAAGTATTGACGAGGCATATGACGTGTTCGAGGAAATAGCGGAAAAGGATGCTGTCTCTTGGAACACAATGATCATCGGTTATGCAAGGCATGGTTTTGGCAAACAAGCTCTTAGACAATTCGAATCAATGAAAGAAGCGGGTATCAGACCTGACGATGTTACCATGGTAAATGTAGAtacatttttaattattcaaGGTTGTTGTAAAACTGCTTTTGCTTTAATGGATCCATTCAAAACTACTTTATCTCTAATTGCTAATGCAATTGTATGTAAAGATTGCTCCCATACATTGTGTCTTTCCTCTGTGCTTTCCATTATTTCTTGTTGAGCAGCCATGGAGTTATACACTACAGAGACCAACCATCATTTGATATAGGGTTTTGACTTAGTCTGTGTATTCTCAGTACTTCCCTCTTATGTGCGTTCATCTTTTATAAATATACAGTTATTTAGGTTTCATTTTTCATTTGCTTTTCTATAGGTTGGTGTATTATCTGCTTGTGGCCATACTGGCTTGGTTGACAAGGGCATGGAACACTTTTACTCGATGGGTCGAGATTATGGAATAGCTACAAATCCCAGGCACTATACTTGCATGATTGACCTTCTGGGTCGAGCTGGGCGACTGGAGGATGCTCAAAATCTAATGAAGGAGATGCCTTGTGAGCCAGATGCTGCAACTTGGGGTGCTCTCCTAGGGGCAAGTAGGATTCACGGAAACACTGAATTAGGAGAAAAGGCTGCTGAAATGATTTTCAGATTAGAGCCTTGGAATGCAGGGATGTATGTCCTTCTCTCAAATTTATATGCCTCTTCTGGCAGATGGCGTGATGTTAGCAAGATGAGATTAAAAATGAGGGATACAGGTGTAAGGAAAATGCCTGGTTACAGCTGGGTTGAGGTGCAAAATCAGATACATCTTTTTTCAGTTGGGGATACCATGCATCCAGACAGCAAGAGGATATATGCTTTCTTGGAAGAGTTAGAATTACTTATGAAGCTGGAGGGTTATGTCTCTGCCACGAAATTGGTCCTGCATGATGTGGATGAAGAGGAGAAATCGCACATGCTCAAGTATCATAGTGAAAAATTAGCCGTTGCCTTTGCAATTCTAAATGTACCATCTGGGAGACCAATTCGGGTGATGAAAAATTTAAGGGTTTGTGGAGATTGTCATACTGCAATCAAACTCATATCAAAGATTGTGGGTAGATTGATTATTGTTCGGGACAGTAACCGTTTTCATCACTTCAGTGAAGGTGTTTGTACCTGTGGAGACTATTGGTAGTACTAGAGTGTGAAAGTTACCAATTAGATCTCAGCCGCTGTAATATTTAGCTATTGTGCTGGCCATCTCCATAGCTGTTGAGGATTTCCTCTAGTTATTGTATACAGGGAAGAAAAGCAGAAACACTTGCTTTTAGTTCTTCCTCTATCCAGGATAGATGAAAAACTTTTATCAGAAGCATCAGCACAGAAGAGGGATAAGTGGATAACCCCTTTCTCGGTGTTTGGTGAATTCGGTGCGTATAATCTGTGATCTCCTCGTAGACGTTGTTAAAAAAGGAGATATGCTGAGATATAGCCCATAATCCTTGCACTTAAAGCACCATAGAACAAAGTAGGAGTAATACTTTACTTAAGTTTATCAGATCTGATAGTCGTTAGTCAGAATAGAGTCGGCTTAATTTGTGCGAGGGGTTTAGCAGTTGTGCCTCTAAAGTAAGTCAATATCACTTCAGGAGTACTTTGGTCCTCTATTCTCTTCGAGAGTTTCTCGACTGGCTCAGTCTACCTGTCTGGCCCAAATGCATGACAGTGACTGTTTGTTGGGTATTATAAACCATAAATCTGCTCTACACTAAGCTCACTGACTGATTTCCTGCTTCCTTGAGCCCCACTAGTTAAGCGGTAATGATGGTGAAACTCTCCTCAAAATTTGCTTACTACCAGAACTTATGACATCTAAGATTATCTTGGCCCTAAGTTAACCTCATCTGCAGACTGCAGCCACAAGAAAAGTAATATACATCTTTTCTAGATATGGCGATGAGCACATGTATTGAATGACCAGATAATCACCAAAATCAGTTGTAGTTGGTACTGGTGACCTTCTGAGTTCTGAGAGCAAATGGTAAGAAAATTTCTTTCATCCTTGATTCCTCTTCGTATGATCTATAGTTCGTGTGAGATTCACTTAAGATGTTTATAGTAACTCTGTTCAAAGCAGTGATATCACAGTTCTGTAGTTTTTGAGTTTCTAAACTAGTTACACTCAGTTTCAGGAAGAAAGGAGTTACAATTCCACAGGCTGAACAGAATGGTTGAAAAAGACACATTGCCTGAAGGTAGAAAATACTTTGATCAGTTAAGTGGATCCAATGGGAAGTTTTTGGGTATGGATGTGAACGGCTATCTGCTCCAGACACTTTTGTCATTCCACTCAGAGGAGTGATAATTTATCCTGACATAGTAAGGTGGGATAGTAAGCAAGTGATGCAGGGGTAGACCAACTCTACAATATAACAAGAGACAATCAAGATGTATTTATCTAGTTCTGGGATCTCCGCTCAGCATTCAATTACTAGGCACTATCTCAACATTTGTATAAGTTCAACACAACACTTCTTCGTGTATATTTTCACTCAAGCCATGAAAGGTACAATCCAAGAAGATCGTTAACACACTGGAGAGAGAGGGATACCATATAGCATTAATACCAGACCGAGGCAGTGAGCATAAAGAACTCCCTACAGCCTTCAGTGGAATTTCTCGAGCATTTGGAGGCCAGAGGCTTAATATACTAAACTGTTGATGCACCATACAGTTGGACACAGGCAGGTTATACAGGTAAATCTACATAAATTTGGAATAGCATAAATATAGGTATTTTAGAAACCTGTTGCTATCCTCTTTCCTTGGAATCTATTTTCAtgatattctttttctttgtaaTCCTTGTTTTACCAGTGAATGTGTTCTATTCTAATTCAATCAAAAAGTATTAAGCAGAAAATTAAGATGGAGAGTAGCAGCAAATGAAATTACTGTATCATCAAAGTTATACAGAGATGCTCGAATATTTGCAAAATAGAGTTCATGAGTCAATAGTCACCAAATGTACTCTACCTAGATCATAAGACGGACataaagtacaaatatcagtttcCGAATTTTCTCCTTTTGTTCCTTTCCCAGTTGTTAGTTCCAGTTTTACGCTTTGGTCCACCTCCTGAATTACCACCTATGCCTTCAGTGTTGAAGCAAACAACTGCTCTCTGTAAATgaagaaatattttataaatgagCACTCCTCAGCTGAACATTTTTCTTCATCTATAAGGCTAGATCAAACTGTATATATATTGCAAACAGCAAGGTGAGTGTTTTACCTCAATGCTTGCTTTTTGGCCTTGTAAATTGCCTATTCGATACAACATGAGATGTAACTCAACAAGTataattttcaaaaacaaaaaagtcAATTATAGTCAGTATTTTCTCACCGGAGCATTCAGGTGGCATTTTCTGACCAGTGCCAGTATCCTTTTTGGTTTGTATACCAAGATTACACTTGCTTTTGGACATGATGATCTGGGAAAGAGTTCCTGCATCAGTTTCTTGAAAAATTTTAAGGGGTTAGACAGGGTTCGTTTGCACATGATATATCTTTAAGCattgagagagagaaaacagTAAATGAACATACCTAAGAGTGATTCAATTGCGGCTCGAGCAGCTGCTTGCTTTGCCATTTTCTTGCTCCCACTTAACTCACCTTTGTAAGTTTTGCCTCCCAAAGTCAAGTGGCAAATATAAACGGTGCTTGGCCCTTCTGAATATCTAGCGTTATATATTGGCCTATCCAGATTCTTCTTGACAGCATATTCATAGATAATGGATTTGCACAACATGGGTTCCTTCAACACACAAAAAACAAAAGTTCAAATAAGTTTTTCGGACAAAAGATATTTAGCTGTTTCAGAAAGAAGGACAAGTGAAGAGCACCCTGTAAATAAGTGAAAAATCATTAGCATCAACATTGTTGTGAATGCtttcataagctaattttgcTGCTGCCTGCTCAGATTGTTTCTTTGTTGGATAGGTCGACTTGGATTCATATTCGGATCCATCAACCAAGACCTTTGTTCTGAACTTTGGGGCATGTGTGAAACCTTCATTAACTGTTATATAAGTTGGGAGCTGTTTGCCATTTTTTTGTAGGTACTCTTGAAGTTGATTCTTGTACATCACTTGTGCCGGGGGAACTGCAAAAGAAATTATACCATTAGTATTATGATTGAATACAAAAAGTGCAAGAAAATAATGGTGAATGAGAAGGGTCATACTGGGAGTAAATTTGGAGAACTCCATTTGCAGAAGATGCAattcttttagaaactaaaaatggaGTCTTGAAGTATTAGCCCCTTTATGGCTTTGTACAAACTACACACACTTACTTTGCATGGGAAATACGAAGGAGAATCATTTTGTACAATAACACTaccttttctctttatttctagAGGTGTACATTTGGGTAACAAAAGAGTTTTATTGTACAATTAATTGTCTTTTTAGTAAAATTACAAAATCCCACATTTTAAAGAGTTTAACCTATATAAATATCATTTGAATAATCAGATAATAAAAAATCCTGCTCAGCTTCTCTTTTCGTTGGTATTCGACTCCATCAACAAATACTGTTGTTCTAAAATCTAAACTCAGGCTTATGTGGAGAACCTTCATTGGAAGTTGTTTACCAAGTTTTTGTGTGTACTCTTGTAACTCATTCTTAAACATCACTCGTATCGAAGGAACTGAAAAGAAATTAAGTATATCATTGGTAAACAATGGACTGAATACAAAACCAAAAATAGAGGTGATCTTGAAAGATATTAGCTAACTTTAATAATGCTATG encodes the following:
- the LOC107864791 gene encoding double-stranded RNA-binding protein 4 isoform X1; this encodes MKFLQIVILIHCRVTRDSFPPAQVMYKNQLQEYLQKNGKQLPTYITVNEGFTHAPKFRTKVLVDGSEYESKSTYPTKKQSEQAAAKLAYESIHNNVDANDFSLIYREPMLCKSIIYEYAVKKNLDRPIYNARYSEGPSTVYICHLTLGGKTYKGELSGSKKMAKQAAARAAIESLLETDAGTLSQIIMSKSKCNLGIQTKKDTGTGQKMPPECSGNLQGQKASIERAVVCFNTEGIGGNSGGGPKRKTGTNNWERNKRRKFGN
- the LOC107862207 gene encoding pentatricopeptide repeat-containing protein At4g02750, which encodes MPFRRLHTTCSRLMVNEPASNFKAELPRSKHPKLPGGKPPAKASKVSSSDIVQWNRSVTQYMREGELDSALRLFNSMPVKSCVSWNAMISGYLLNGKLDLAQKVFDEMPQRDLVSWNIMLSGYIKNKNFGAARILFDQMPVKDVVSWNAMLSGYAQNGYVDDARRIFQMIPVKNEISWNGLLAMYVQNGRIEEARKLFGSKDDWPLVSWNCLLGGYLKKRMLAEARIIFDRMPVKDQVSWNTIISCYAQNDDLEEARKLFDESPIKDVFTWTSVLSGYVQNRMVDEARRIFNEMPEKNEVSWNAMIAGYVQSKRMDLARELFGAMPCKNISSWNTMITGYAQNGDITHARNLFDRMPNRDCISWAAIIAGYAQCGDSEEALRMFVQMKRDGGRINRSAFTCVLSTSADVAAFEFGKQIHGRLIKAGYHTGCYVGNALLSMYCKCGSIDEAYDVFEEIAEKDAVSWNTMIIGYARHGFGKQALRQFESMKEAGIRPDDVTMVGVLSACGHTGLVDKGMEHFYSMGRDYGIATNPRHYTCMIDLLGRAGRLEDAQNLMKEMPCEPDAATWGALLGASRIHGNTELGEKAAEMIFRLEPWNAGMYVLLSNLYASSGRWRDVSKMRLKMRDTGVRKMPGYSWVEVQNQIHLFSVGDTMHPDSKRIYAFLEELELLMKLEGYVSATKLVLHDVDEEEKSHMLKYHSEKLAVAFAILNVPSGRPIRVMKNLRVCGDCHTAIKLISKIVGRLIIVRDSNRFHHFSEGVCTCGDYW
- the LOC107864791 gene encoding double-stranded RNA-binding protein 4 isoform X3, whose protein sequence is MYKNQLQEYLQKNGKQLPTYITVNEGFTHAPKFRTKVLVDGSEYESKSTYPTKKQSEQAAAKLAYESIHNNVDANDFSLIYREPMLCKSIIYEYAVKKNLDRPIYNARYSEGPSTVYICHLTLGGKTYKGELSGSKKMAKQAAARAAIESLLETDAGTLSQIIMSKSKCNLGIQTKKDTGTGQKMPPECSGNLQGQKASIERAVVCFNTEGIGGNSGGGPKRKTGTNNWERNKRRKFGN
- the LOC107864791 gene encoding double-stranded RNA-binding protein 4 isoform X2; this encodes MEFSKFTPIPPAQVMYKNQLQEYLQKNGKQLPTYITVNEGFTHAPKFRTKVLVDGSEYESKSTYPTKKQSEQAAAKLAYESIHNNVDANDFSLIYREPMLCKSIIYEYAVKKNLDRPIYNARYSEGPSTVYICHLTLGGKTYKGELSGSKKMAKQAAARAAIESLLETDAGTLSQIIMSKSKCNLGIQTKKDTGTGQKMPPECSGNLQGQKASIERAVVCFNTEGIGGNSGGGPKRKTGTNNWERNKRRKFGN